The proteins below come from a single Cyanobacterium stanieri LEGE 03274 genomic window:
- a CDS encoding YifB family Mg chelatase-like AAA ATPase, with protein MLARVWSATVVGVDAIKVGVEVDVSGGLPKTTIVGLPDMAVQESRERVKAAIKNSGFAFPMRKVTINLTPADLRKEGPSFDLPISIGILAASEQIDPLLLGDYLFLGEMSLDGSLRPIAGVLPMTAVALKLGFKGIVLPKENAQEASVVKGLDVYGLRNLNEVAKFLQEPEKFNPTKVDIGENFEPLFALMDNLKDVKGQNHARRALEIAAAGGHNLIFVGPPGSGKTMLARRLPSILPPLSFGEALEVSQVYSVAGLLKNSGSLVRSRPFRSPHHSASGASLVGGGSYPKPGEISLSHHGVLFLDELTEFKRSVLEFLRQPLEDGFVTISRARQSVEFPAQFTLVASTNPCPCGYYGDSIQPCSCSPRQREQYWAKLSGPLLDRIDLQVVVSRLKPEEMTSQPQGENSESVRERVKKARAIAQERFQNDPKISSNAQMQSKHLREYCALDETCRTLLENAIRKLGLSARAMDRILKVSRTIADLAGDSHLQSYHLAEAIQYRTIDRMQ; from the coding sequence ATGTTGGCGAGGGTATGGAGTGCCACGGTGGTAGGCGTTGATGCCATCAAAGTCGGAGTCGAAGTAGATGTTTCAGGGGGATTACCAAAAACCACCATAGTGGGCTTACCTGATATGGCGGTACAAGAATCGAGAGAAAGAGTCAAAGCCGCCATCAAAAACTCAGGATTTGCCTTTCCCATGCGTAAAGTAACCATCAACCTCACCCCTGCCGACTTAAGAAAAGAAGGGCCTAGCTTTGATTTACCCATTAGTATTGGTATTTTAGCTGCTTCCGAACAAATTGATCCTCTCCTATTAGGAGATTACCTTTTTTTGGGGGAAATGTCCTTAGATGGCAGTTTACGACCCATTGCGGGGGTTTTACCCATGACCGCCGTCGCCCTTAAGTTGGGCTTTAAAGGAATTGTTTTACCCAAGGAAAATGCCCAAGAAGCCTCGGTGGTGAAAGGTTTGGATGTCTATGGTTTACGAAACTTGAATGAAGTGGCTAAATTTTTACAAGAGCCTGAAAAATTTAATCCGACAAAAGTAGATATAGGGGAAAATTTTGAACCTCTTTTTGCCTTGATGGATAATTTAAAAGATGTAAAAGGGCAAAATCACGCCCGTAGAGCTTTGGAAATTGCCGCAGCGGGGGGACATAATTTAATTTTTGTGGGGCCTCCTGGCTCGGGAAAAACCATGTTGGCAAGGCGCTTACCGAGCATTTTACCTCCCCTTAGCTTCGGGGAAGCGTTGGAAGTTTCACAGGTGTATTCCGTGGCAGGATTATTAAAAAATAGTGGTTCTTTGGTGCGATCGCGCCCTTTCCGTAGTCCTCACCATTCCGCCAGTGGAGCATCATTGGTGGGGGGTGGTAGCTATCCTAAACCGGGAGAAATTTCTTTATCCCATCATGGGGTATTATTTCTCGATGAGTTGACGGAGTTTAAAAGGAGTGTATTGGAATTTTTACGACAACCCCTAGAAGATGGTTTTGTAACCATTTCCCGCGCCCGTCAGTCGGTGGAATTTCCTGCCCAGTTTACCCTTGTTGCTAGTACCAATCCTTGTCCCTGCGGTTATTATGGAGATTCGATTCAACCCTGTAGTTGTTCCCCCCGTCAAAGGGAGCAATATTGGGCGAAGTTGTCTGGCCCTTTGCTTGATAGAATTGATTTACAGGTGGTGGTTAGTCGTCTTAAGCCTGAAGAAATGACGAGTCAGCCCCAAGGGGAAAATTCTGAATCCGTGAGGGAGAGGGTAAAAAAAGCCCGTGCGATCGCCCAGGAGCGCTTCCAGAATGACCCCAAAATTAGCAGTAATGCTCAAATGCAGTCAAAACATCTACGGGAATATTGTGCATTGGATGAAACCTGCCGTACTCTTTTAGAAAATGCCATCCGTAAACTAGGGCTGTCGGCACGGGCAATGGATCGTATTTTAAAGGTATCACGCACCATCGCCGACTTAGCAGGAGATAGCCATTTACAAAGTTATCACCTTGCCGAAGCCATTCAATATCGCACCATCGACAGGATGCAATAA
- a CDS encoding SpoIID/LytB domain-containing protein — protein sequence MYSKNWQILLSSFLMFGFTMATPVVNAVELQVGIIQRFGEETEDKLTISSTEGDNLNLRFREQDNDGNTSIRNLTTNQVTLTISPKTLEQPKIEEKVILGDHATFETAEDDANRWRNLGIEVEITQPGRWQVWAKRDVYNTPLLKRLLLQSIQNSEIEGVYIETEVLLDIPTVAFSVNGSSFTVDYLDILTSKNLVRVKEGDEGTTRLYGGRLNIQPNAYGNYTLVNRVDIETYLRGVVPHEIGPNAPRAAAEAQTIIARTYALRNTRRFEADNYQMCATTHCQVYYGLGQTSNLSDRAIASTRGLVLTYDNELVDALYFSTSGGITSSFSDTWNGEDRPYLQPVIDAPNPLWDLEKQPLNLEANFQRFISLDSGFNEVGRRLFRWNRSRNLNDLKSDLRKYLERIRHPLAEFATIKNMEVTQRSISGRILVMEVETDLGIITLEKNEVRSAFEPPVSTLFYLEPIYTSDNQLDGYRFIGGGFGHGVGLSQFGSYSLANRGYSAQQILEFYYPSATIQPLNNAIVWWQQANE from the coding sequence ATGTATTCTAAAAACTGGCAAATTTTACTTTCATCTTTCCTCATGTTTGGTTTTACCATGGCTACTCCCGTGGTAAATGCCGTTGAATTACAAGTGGGTATCATACAAAGATTTGGCGAAGAAACAGAAGATAAATTAACCATTAGTAGCACCGAAGGAGATAATCTTAACCTGCGATTTAGGGAGCAAGATAATGATGGTAACACCTCTATCCGTAACCTCACCACCAATCAAGTTACCTTAACCATTAGCCCCAAAACCCTAGAACAACCAAAGATTGAAGAAAAAGTAATTTTGGGCGATCATGCCACCTTTGAAACCGCTGAGGATGACGCTAACCGTTGGCGAAATCTGGGCATTGAAGTGGAAATTACTCAACCAGGGCGCTGGCAAGTGTGGGCGAAAAGGGATGTTTATAATACTCCTTTACTTAAAAGACTGTTGCTACAAAGTATTCAAAATTCAGAAATAGAGGGGGTTTACATTGAAACGGAAGTTTTATTAGATATTCCCACCGTAGCTTTTAGTGTCAATGGTAGTAGTTTTACCGTTGATTATCTGGATATTTTAACTAGCAAAAACCTTGTGAGGGTAAAGGAGGGGGATGAGGGAACTACTCGTTTATATGGAGGACGTTTAAATATTCAGCCCAATGCCTATGGTAATTATACTTTAGTCAATCGAGTTGATATAGAAACCTATTTACGGGGGGTTGTTCCCCATGAAATTGGGCCTAATGCACCTCGGGCGGCCGCAGAAGCACAAACCATTATTGCCCGTACCTATGCCCTGCGCAATACCCGTCGTTTTGAGGCCGATAATTATCAGATGTGTGCTACAACCCATTGTCAGGTATATTATGGATTAGGTCAAACCTCTAATTTATCGGATCGGGCGATCGCCTCTACCCGTGGCTTAGTATTAACCTATGATAATGAATTAGTAGATGCCCTCTACTTTTCTACCTCTGGGGGCATCACCTCCTCCTTTAGCGACACTTGGAATGGGGAAGATAGACCTTATCTACAACCTGTTATTGATGCCCCTAACCCCCTATGGGATTTGGAAAAACAACCCCTCAACCTAGAAGCTAACTTTCAACGTTTTATCTCCCTCGATAGTGGTTTTAATGAAGTAGGACGGCGTTTATTTCGCTGGAATCGTTCCCGTAATTTAAATGATCTTAAAAGTGATTTACGTAAGTATTTAGAACGAATTCGTCATCCCCTCGCTGAATTTGCAACCATCAAAAACATGGAAGTTACTCAACGTTCTATTTCTGGGCGAATATTAGTCATGGAGGTAGAAACGGATTTAGGCATTATCACACTAGAAAAAAATGAGGTAAGGAGCGCCTTTGAACCCCCCGTAAGTACCCTATTTTACCTCGAACCTATCTACACCAGTGATAATCAACTAGATGGTTATCGTTTTATTGGTGGTGGTTTTGGTCATGGAGTTGGTTTAAGTCAATTTGGTAGTTATAGTTTAGCTAACAGGGGTTATTCTGCCCAACAAATTCTCGAATTTTATTACCCATCTGCAACGATTCAACCCCTCAATAATGCCATTGTTTGGTGGCAACAAGCCAATGAGTAA
- a CDS encoding GAF domain-containing sensor histidine kinase, whose amino-acid sequence MLTPLFCQWHNESPEDRKNRHQRAIARLELRKNRVIPVFDEATQISARTLNAPICILGILDGEEYCFKSGFGVANFGFNSELIRSRKINKEDSFATYVIDSKKPLKIENTIKDPFFFQNILVQHHQIKAYLGVPLITAQGDCIGCLEVFDLESRPFTPEQIEYIYLTARWCMAEYERDYLINQAPLLNQNNEHNQSAPPSPDNKPNQPNTYSLNLKIKLVNQLIQKISLPLTSVIGMSSVLKQGIYGKINDKQLEYLNIVYDSGQEITALLDEIISLGIIHKNDNLELSLVDIEIIGEQISQSLQMSAKNKQCTLRLSFEPGDKLWYLDREKVQQTIYYLVTTIIETARPGGNIQIHFSHQSSQIKINILIKHPWLGDGIPYEKTEVYLQAIEEYYDVDHNDTYQEELENYSYDIITLLFSCYLAKLQQGNIQIKGTPELGYRFEVNIPTTPHYFEARR is encoded by the coding sequence ATGCTAACCCCCTTATTCTGTCAGTGGCATAATGAATCTCCAGAAGATAGAAAGAATCGTCATCAAAGGGCGATCGCACGGTTAGAGCTACGAAAAAATAGGGTAATTCCCGTATTTGACGAAGCCACACAAATATCAGCCCGAACCCTCAACGCCCCTATCTGTATTCTCGGAATCCTCGATGGGGAAGAATATTGCTTTAAATCAGGATTTGGGGTAGCCAACTTTGGCTTTAACAGTGAACTAATTCGCTCCCGTAAAATAAATAAAGAGGACTCCTTCGCCACTTACGTAATAGACAGCAAAAAACCCCTCAAAATCGAAAATACCATCAAAGATCCTTTTTTTTTCCAAAATATCCTCGTACAACACCATCAAATTAAAGCCTACTTAGGTGTACCCCTCATCACCGCCCAAGGGGATTGTATCGGTTGCTTAGAAGTTTTTGACCTCGAATCCCGTCCTTTTACTCCCGAACAAATAGAATATATCTACCTTACTGCCCGTTGGTGTATGGCAGAATATGAAAGAGACTATCTCATCAATCAAGCCCCACTTCTCAACCAAAACAACGAGCATAACCAATCTGCCCCCCCATCACCAGACAATAAACCCAACCAACCCAATACCTACTCCCTTAACCTCAAAATAAAATTAGTTAATCAACTAATTCAAAAAATATCTCTGCCCCTCACCTCCGTTATCGGTATGTCAAGCGTCCTCAAACAAGGCATCTACGGTAAAATCAACGATAAACAATTAGAATACCTCAACATTGTCTATGATAGTGGTCAAGAAATTACTGCCCTTTTAGACGAAATTATTAGCCTCGGTATCATTCACAAAAACGATAACCTTGAGTTGAGTTTAGTTGACATAGAAATTATTGGTGAACAAATTAGCCAATCCTTACAAATGTCCGCCAAAAATAAACAATGTACCCTCAGACTATCTTTTGAACCGGGGGACAAACTTTGGTATTTAGATAGAGAAAAAGTTCAACAAACAATATATTACCTCGTTACCACCATTATTGAAACCGCAAGACCGGGGGGAAATATTCAGATTCACTTCTCCCATCAATCATCTCAAATCAAAATTAATATTCTGATTAAACATCCATGGTTAGGAGATGGCATACCCTACGAAAAAACCGAAGTCTATCTCCAAGCCATTGAAGAATATTATGATGTTGATCATAACGATACATATCAAGAAGAACTAGAAAACTACAGCTATGACATCATAACCTTACTTTTTAGTTGCTACTTAGCCAAACTACAACAGGGAAATATTCAAATAAAAGGCACTCCAGAATTAGGTTATCGCTTTGAAGTCAATATTCCCACGACTCCCCACTACTTTGAAGCACGTCGATAA
- a CDS encoding COP23 domain-containing protein has product MNKISVLVGFVVSSLLFSTPQTHGQTTGNKYECVMDGDTPVTRVITRRGTIQLIEWKSDYFLGNNWTPQRRCQAVTDRFQVHSDEGSLVYVTHGRVNNQNVLCVADRVNLPQQPYVCKDEVISRGDRTYDSVLLTLEQDDNPPQVLQELFTHSSRVGRSRGITRSVNPYPEAIAIGEILEQAPTIKTEKEGCLEEEN; this is encoded by the coding sequence ATGAATAAAATATCAGTTTTAGTCGGTTTTGTAGTATCTAGTTTACTATTTTCTACACCGCAAACCCATGGTCAAACTACGGGAAATAAATATGAGTGTGTAATGGATGGAGACACCCCCGTCACAAGGGTGATCACCAGAAGAGGTACTATTCAATTAATTGAGTGGAAAAGTGATTATTTTTTGGGCAATAATTGGACTCCCCAAAGACGTTGTCAAGCGGTTACTGATAGATTTCAGGTTCATTCTGATGAAGGTAGTTTAGTTTATGTTACCCATGGTCGTGTTAATAATCAAAATGTTCTTTGTGTGGCGGATAGGGTTAATTTACCCCAACAACCCTATGTTTGCAAAGATGAGGTGATTTCTAGGGGCGATCGCACCTATGACAGTGTATTATTAACCCTAGAACAAGACGATAATCCCCCTCAAGTATTACAAGAATTGTTTACCCATAGTTCCCGTGTCGGACGTAGTAGAGGCATTACCAGAAGTGTTAATCCCTATCCAGAGGCGATCGCCATTGGAGAAATATTAGAACAAGCCCCCACCATTAAAACAGAAAAAGAAGGATGTTTAGAAGAAGAAAATTAA
- a CDS encoding DUF3038 domain-containing protein yields MTQSVPLTPNPDNDSSSGNNFSPVILNTLPDIVLPPTRGMLRVQQQLDLLLLAIEALKLGASEEMLATCQHLGLQGIIHNRVDLWRLRCTNPWRKCYNRETLSPEQIKTLILLTNTCAKYLLVPLTQLLLAVQQMRDKDIPLENNFRLSEYFTRFRSHFTSRMNPRRAKVSVYLASPQELNQLALSLLEELLFCSGTRGIERLSVRLFDGEVD; encoded by the coding sequence ATGACCCAATCTGTACCCTTAACCCCTAACCCCGATAACGATTCTAGCAGTGGCAACAACTTTTCTCCCGTAATACTTAATACCCTGCCAGATATTGTCCTACCTCCCACCCGAGGAATGTTAAGGGTACAACAACAACTAGACCTTTTATTATTAGCCATTGAAGCCCTAAAATTAGGCGCATCGGAAGAAATGTTAGCCACCTGTCAACATTTAGGACTCCAAGGCATCATCCATAACCGAGTGGACTTGTGGCGCTTACGGTGTACCAATCCTTGGCGTAAATGTTATAACCGAGAAACCCTTAGCCCAGAACAAATCAAAACCTTAATCCTACTAACCAACACCTGTGCTAAATATTTACTCGTACCCCTTACCCAACTATTATTAGCCGTCCAACAGATGAGGGATAAAGACATACCCTTAGAAAATAACTTCCGACTATCAGAATATTTTACTCGCTTTAGATCCCATTTTACCTCTCGGATGAACCCCCGAAGGGCAAAAGTTTCCGTTTATTTAGCCTCTCCCCAAGAATTAAACCAACTAGCCCTTTCCCTCTTAGAAGAATTATTGTTTTGCAGTGGCACAAGGGGCATTGAAAGACTTTCTGTGCGTTTATTTGATGGAGAAGTGGACTAG
- a CDS encoding ATP-binding protein, whose protein sequence is MANYNLSLNKKIISGQMLNKLCHLWEETAKKQGDEFMFITQHNFSKAKKIAIKNTSFHNFRLIINPEFQALLLIEKEINDFYSQVNISFSTQEILFFYHQIKPFFSLQCNKKIQSYINKISPENNSYGEKFIVQVLEIFSNPLDLKERGKSAIDNDSPIENILQNRIKQEEILHTLTQKIQDNLDLKPIIQSTLDQVQNLLQIDRLLVYQIKVPCQKNGEQKLVDTVTYETKASEKISSLLNLREDDCFKDINYDHQYPEDFILIVDDVDNCNLDSYLIEVMEKLKVKAKIALPIVVKHRTWALLIAHQCENVRQWHDNEIKFLKHISEYLAVAVYQYDYYQQLEQQKKALEKQVENKAKQLQDALILAEVAQQSKSEFLGSISHELRTPLTCIIGLSGTLLHWSKDGTNNILTPEKQTRYLKIIQDNGRKLLQLINNILDFTEIESGKYLLNIEEVSLKNISQMVLLYGLEIARNKGVMVQMDYQVEEDGDLFYADGERLYQILLNLTDNAIKFTGAGGEVTLRIWREGNQGVFQVEDTGIGICEEQLPLLFTKFQQLENYRTRTNPGTGLGLALTKHLVELHGGIIEVESLVDKGSSFTVYLPNSDSSSLIRQQERSNSLATQETNKTVVVICEDDEIGTFLCELLTAADYQVIWLLDVTDAVSKIEVINPRVIILEQNQSVSMSLAMEIKALTNPDVYLMIIRDEISGQDWAQLSSFGVDEYLLKPLQPRILLKKINKVMG, encoded by the coding sequence ATGGCTAACTATAATCTCTCTCTCAATAAAAAAATCATCTCTGGGCAGATGTTAAATAAATTGTGTCATCTCTGGGAAGAAACTGCAAAAAAACAGGGAGATGAGTTTATGTTTATCACTCAGCATAATTTTAGTAAAGCTAAAAAAATAGCTATAAAAAATACTTCTTTTCATAATTTTCGATTAATTATTAACCCTGAATTTCAAGCACTCCTATTAATTGAGAAAGAAATTAATGATTTTTATTCCCAGGTTAATATTAGCTTTTCTACACAAGAAATACTTTTTTTTTATCACCAAATTAAACCTTTTTTTAGTTTACAATGTAATAAAAAAATACAATCATATATTAATAAAATATCTCCAGAAAATAATAGTTATGGAGAAAAATTTATCGTTCAAGTTCTAGAAATTTTTAGTAATCCCCTCGATTTAAAAGAAAGGGGGAAAAGTGCGATCGACAATGATTCTCCCATTGAAAACATTCTACAAAATAGGATCAAACAAGAAGAAATATTACACACATTAACTCAAAAAATACAGGATAATTTAGACCTAAAACCCATCATTCAAAGTACCCTAGATCAAGTTCAAAATTTATTACAGATAGACCGTCTTTTAGTGTATCAAATAAAAGTTCCCTGTCAAAAAAATGGTGAACAAAAGTTAGTGGATACCGTCACTTATGAAACCAAAGCATCAGAAAAAATTAGTTCTTTATTAAATCTTAGGGAAGATGACTGTTTTAAAGACATTAACTACGATCATCAATATCCAGAAGATTTTATACTCATCGTCGATGATGTGGATAACTGTAATTTAGATAGTTATCTAATTGAGGTGATGGAGAAATTAAAAGTTAAGGCAAAAATAGCCCTGCCCATTGTGGTAAAACATAGAACATGGGCTTTATTAATTGCCCATCAATGCGAAAATGTCAGACAATGGCATGATAATGAAATTAAATTTTTAAAGCATATTAGCGAATATTTAGCCGTAGCGGTTTATCAATATGATTATTATCAACAATTAGAACAACAAAAGAAAGCCTTAGAAAAACAAGTAGAAAATAAAGCCAAGCAATTGCAAGATGCTTTAATTTTAGCGGAGGTTGCCCAACAGTCTAAGAGCGAGTTTTTAGGTAGTATTAGCCATGAATTAAGAACCCCTTTGACTTGTATTATTGGTTTATCTGGTACTCTATTACATTGGTCTAAGGATGGTACAAATAATATTTTAACTCCTGAGAAACAAACCAGATATTTGAAGATAATTCAAGATAACGGTAGAAAGTTATTACAGTTAATTAATAATATTCTTGATTTTACGGAAATTGAGTCGGGTAAATATTTATTAAATATAGAGGAAGTCTCCTTAAAAAATATTTCTCAAATGGTATTGCTTTACGGTTTAGAAATTGCCCGTAATAAGGGGGTAATGGTACAAATGGATTATCAAGTTGAGGAGGATGGAGATTTATTTTATGCGGATGGGGAAAGGTTATATCAAATTTTGCTTAATTTGACGGATAATGCCATTAAGTTTACGGGGGCGGGGGGAGAAGTTACTTTGAGGATATGGAGAGAGGGTAATCAGGGGGTTTTTCAGGTGGAGGATACGGGTATTGGTATTTGTGAGGAGCAACTTCCTTTGTTATTTACTAAGTTTCAACAGTTGGAAAATTATCGTACCCGTACTAATCCAGGGACGGGTTTAGGATTGGCATTAACGAAACATTTGGTAGAACTTCATGGGGGTATTATTGAAGTAGAATCTTTGGTGGATAAGGGTTCTAGTTTTACGGTTTATTTACCGAATTCTGATTCTAGTTCTTTGATTAGACAACAAGAAAGGTCAAATTCTTTGGCTACTCAGGAGACTAATAAGACGGTGGTGGTTATTTGTGAGGATGATGAAATTGGGACTTTTTTATGTGAGTTGTTGACGGCGGCGGATTATCAAGTAATTTGGTTGTTGGATGTGACGGATGCGGTTAGTAAGATTGAGGTAATTAATCCTCGGGTAATTATTTTGGAGCAAAATCAGTCTGTTTCTATGAGTTTGGCTATGGAAATTAAGGCTTTGACTAATCCTGATGTGTATTTGATGATTATTCGTGATGAAATTAGTGGGCAGGATTGGGCGCAGTTGTCTAGTTTTGGGGTAGATGAGTATTTATTGAAGCCTTTACAACCAAGAATTTTGTTGAAAAAGATTAATAAGGTGATGGGTTAA
- a CDS encoding CHAT domain-containing protein: MFRRRKLILIFAFIVTYLVTLFLNNKINHQQAFAMNRTSDNVNWVQEMVKMDEDCKEDYQDFFKTNFTEKTLEIEQVVNQLKNLQQQTEKKTAAIWVWSYPDSLEVAMITAQNQPMGGIALEADALTIDNTVKEYINQLTNPFPPLGIRNSTAYLTPAQKLHRWIIKPLEAQLEAENIDTLIICVGPRLRSIPFAALHDGHNFLVEKYSIAIVPSFTLTNLDVSPKNQEEVQILAMGTSTFEFLSPLPGVTLEINNIVPAPWNGVKMTENLFTLDNLKAQREQQPYEIIHLATHAKFEPGEPTNSFIQLNDRPLTLNDIRELNWDNPPVSLLTLSACETAIGDAQAQLGFGGLAVQSGVRSALGSYWQVSDAGTLALMSEFYQHLKSYQTKTDLLLKSDALRDTQISMINHQVYVNNGQLRSTRGNLALPAVLTEFGDDDLSHPFYWAPFTIIGSPW, encoded by the coding sequence ATGTTTAGAAGAAGAAAATTAATACTTATTTTCGCCTTTATTGTTACTTACTTAGTAACACTTTTTTTAAATAACAAAATAAATCATCAACAAGCATTTGCCATGAATCGTACCAGTGATAATGTCAATTGGGTACAAGAAATGGTCAAAATGGATGAAGATTGTAAAGAAGATTATCAAGACTTTTTTAAAACAAACTTTACCGAAAAAACCCTAGAAATAGAACAAGTAGTTAATCAGCTAAAAAACCTCCAACAACAAACAGAAAAAAAAACCGCCGCCATTTGGGTATGGTCATATCCTGATAGCTTAGAAGTAGCCATGATTACCGCCCAAAATCAGCCCATGGGAGGAATTGCCCTAGAAGCCGATGCCCTCACCATCGATAACACCGTCAAAGAATATATTAACCAACTTACCAATCCCTTTCCCCCCCTAGGTATCCGCAACTCCACCGCCTATCTCACCCCTGCCCAAAAACTACATCGGTGGATAATCAAACCCCTAGAAGCCCAATTAGAAGCAGAAAACATAGACACCCTCATCATCTGTGTAGGGCCTAGACTCAGAAGTATTCCCTTCGCCGCACTCCATGACGGGCATAACTTTTTGGTAGAAAAATATAGCATCGCCATTGTGCCTTCGTTTACCCTCACCAACCTTGATGTTAGCCCAAAAAATCAAGAAGAAGTGCAAATCCTCGCCATGGGTACTTCTACCTTTGAATTTCTTAGCCCCCTACCAGGAGTAACCCTTGAGATTAATAATATAGTTCCCGCCCCCTGGAATGGGGTCAAAATGACCGAAAATCTATTTACCCTAGATAACTTAAAAGCTCAAAGAGAGCAACAACCCTACGAAATCATTCATCTGGCCACCCACGCCAAATTTGAGCCTGGAGAGCCAACCAATTCATTTATTCAATTAAACGATCGCCCCTTAACCCTAAACGACATCCGAGAGTTAAACTGGGATAATCCCCCTGTATCTTTATTAACCCTAAGTGCCTGTGAAACTGCCATCGGTGATGCTCAAGCCCAATTAGGTTTTGGGGGTTTAGCAGTACAATCCGGGGTGCGATCGGCCCTAGGTAGCTATTGGCAAGTAAGCGATGCAGGTACTTTAGCCCTGATGAGTGAATTTTATCAACATCTAAAATCCTACCAAACAAAAACCGACCTATTATTAAAATCCGATGCCCTTAGAGATACTCAAATATCCATGATCAATCACCAAGTATATGTCAATAATGGACAACTACGAAGCACCAGAGGAAATCTAGCCCTACCCGCCGTACTAACGGAATTTGGTGATGACGACTTATCCCACCCCTTCTACTGGGCCCCTTTTACCATCATCGGCAGTCCTTGGTAA